The following proteins are encoded in a genomic region of Mus caroli chromosome 18, CAROLI_EIJ_v1.1, whole genome shotgun sequence:
- the Mro gene encoding protein maestro isoform X3 encodes MEQTRKIPNQPLPTPTSQSKKRRTPLLSFLSKVSWKLRLQKRELLKNVLFVLAERARDPNAKKRRLAMRGLGALAQEAPDKVRKYKKVMLDLLVRGLYDPVSSEVIHESVKTLTIMLGKIQGHGLGSFFIDITLQARTLLDDACKMTVRACVPYLKPRKEPSFQSEEDQKNRRLSRQLSHCHPEVLLFFYSNKIL; translated from the exons atgGAACAAACGCGGAAAATCCCGAaccagcccctccccacccctacttCCCAGTCCAAGAAGAGAAGAACACCACTGCTATCCTTCCTTTCCAAG GTCTCTTGGAAACTGAGGTTGCAGAAGCGGGAGCTTTTGAAGAATGTGCTTTTCGTCTTGGCAGAAAGAGCCCGGGATCCTAATGCTAAAAAGCGCCGTCTAGCAATGAGAGGCCTGGGTGCCCTGGCCCAGGAAGCTCCTGACAAG GTGAGAAAGTATAAGAAAGTTATGCTTGACCTCCTGGTACGTGGGCTGTATGATCCTGTGAGTTCGGAAGTTATCCATGAGAGTGTGAAGACTCTGACCATCATGCTGGGCAAGATCCAGggccatgggctggggtccttcTTCATAGATATCACCCTTCAGGCCCGGACCTTACTGGATGAT GCTTGCAAAATGACTGTTCGAGCCTGTGTCCCGTATCTGAAACCCAGAAAGGAGCCGAGTTTCCAAAGTGAAGAAGATCAGAAGAACCGCAGGCTTTCCCGGCAGCTG AGCCACTGCCATCCAGAGGTCCTGCTGTTCTTCTATTCGAATAAAATCCTGTAA
- the Mro gene encoding protein maestro isoform X2, translating into MEQTRKIPNQPLPTPTSQSKKRRTPLLSFLSKVSWKLRLQKRELLKNVLFVLAERARDPNAKKRRLAMRGLGALAQEAPDKVRKYKKVMLDLLVRGLYDPVSSEVIHESVKTLTIMLGKIQGHGLGSFFIDITLQARTLLDDEDDSVRYSAFVLFGQLASFAGWRWKKFFTQQVNQTQDSLLSHLQDESPKVAKACKMTVRACVPYLKPRKEPSFQSEEDQKNRRLSRQLSHCHPEVLLFFYSNKIL; encoded by the exons atgGAACAAACGCGGAAAATCCCGAaccagcccctccccacccctacttCCCAGTCCAAGAAGAGAAGAACACCACTGCTATCCTTCCTTTCCAAG GTCTCTTGGAAACTGAGGTTGCAGAAGCGGGAGCTTTTGAAGAATGTGCTTTTCGTCTTGGCAGAAAGAGCCCGGGATCCTAATGCTAAAAAGCGCCGTCTAGCAATGAGAGGCCTGGGTGCCCTGGCCCAGGAAGCTCCTGACAAG GTGAGAAAGTATAAGAAAGTTATGCTTGACCTCCTGGTACGTGGGCTGTATGATCCTGTGAGTTCGGAAGTTATCCATGAGAGTGTGAAGACTCTGACCATCATGCTGGGCAAGATCCAGggccatgggctggggtccttcTTCATAGATATCACCCTTCAGGCCCGGACCTTACTGGATGAT GAGGACGACAGCGTGCGGTATTCGGCCTTTGTCCTCTTTGGGCAGTTGGCCTCGTTTGCTGGGTGGAGGTGGAAGAAATTTTTCACTCAGCAAGTTAACCAGACCCAAGATTCGCTCTTAAGTCATTTGCAGGATGAAAGTCCTAAGGTTGCCAAG GCTTGCAAAATGACTGTTCGAGCCTGTGTCCCGTATCTGAAACCCAGAAAGGAGCCGAGTTTCCAAAGTGAAGAAGATCAGAAGAACCGCAGGCTTTCCCGGCAGCTG AGCCACTGCCATCCAGAGGTCCTGCTGTTCTTCTATTCGAATAAAATCCTGTAA
- the Mro gene encoding protein maestro isoform X1, protein MEQTRKIPNQPLPTPTSQSKKRRTPLLSFLSKVSWKLRLQKRELLKNVLFVLAERARDPNAKKRRLAMRGLGALAQEAPDKQVRKYKKVMLDLLVRGLYDPVSSEVIHESVKTLTIMLGKIQGHGLGSFFIDITLQARTLLDDEDDSVRYSAFVLFGQLASFAGWRWKKFFTQQVNQTQDSLLSHLQDESPKVAKACKMTVRACVPYLKPRKEPSFQSEEDQKNRRLSRQLSHCHPEVLLFFYSNKIL, encoded by the exons atgGAACAAACGCGGAAAATCCCGAaccagcccctccccacccctacttCCCAGTCCAAGAAGAGAAGAACACCACTGCTATCCTTCCTTTCCAAG GTCTCTTGGAAACTGAGGTTGCAGAAGCGGGAGCTTTTGAAGAATGTGCTTTTCGTCTTGGCAGAAAGAGCCCGGGATCCTAATGCTAAAAAGCGCCGTCTAGCAATGAGAGGCCTGGGTGCCCTGGCCCAGGAAGCTCCTGACAAG CAGGTGAGAAAGTATAAGAAAGTTATGCTTGACCTCCTGGTACGTGGGCTGTATGATCCTGTGAGTTCGGAAGTTATCCATGAGAGTGTGAAGACTCTGACCATCATGCTGGGCAAGATCCAGggccatgggctggggtccttcTTCATAGATATCACCCTTCAGGCCCGGACCTTACTGGATGAT GAGGACGACAGCGTGCGGTATTCGGCCTTTGTCCTCTTTGGGCAGTTGGCCTCGTTTGCTGGGTGGAGGTGGAAGAAATTTTTCACTCAGCAAGTTAACCAGACCCAAGATTCGCTCTTAAGTCATTTGCAGGATGAAAGTCCTAAGGTTGCCAAG GCTTGCAAAATGACTGTTCGAGCCTGTGTCCCGTATCTGAAACCCAGAAAGGAGCCGAGTTTCCAAAGTGAAGAAGATCAGAAGAACCGCAGGCTTTCCCGGCAGCTG AGCCACTGCCATCCAGAGGTCCTGCTGTTCTTCTATTCGAATAAAATCCTGTAA